Proteins from a single region of Synechococcus sp. WH 8109:
- a CDS encoding 1-acyl-sn-glycerol-3-phosphate acyltransferase, producing MQAALATRENSLRVGIDSFWAPLAMFTTQDLALRFQFRERLVLNPEHLPHQGPVLLAPTHRARWDALMLPMAAGRRVSGRDCRFMVTTTEMRGLQGWFLQRLDCFPVDQGRPSMTTLRLAIDLLADGQQVVMFPEGKIHRQDAALELRPGLVRLAQLAQSRGVTVPVVPVGLGYSQAPPRPFSRAALCFGAPLSVPAKGDREATRQFNSELAAAMHTAEEAARAAVGRPLQSF from the coding sequence TTGCAAGCGGCCCTGGCGACCCGAGAAAACAGCCTGCGTGTCGGCATCGACAGCTTTTGGGCCCCCCTGGCGATGTTCACCACCCAGGATCTGGCGCTGCGCTTTCAATTCCGTGAGCGGCTGGTGCTGAACCCAGAGCATCTCCCCCATCAGGGCCCTGTTCTTCTGGCACCGACGCACCGCGCCCGCTGGGATGCCCTGATGCTGCCGATGGCCGCTGGCCGTCGGGTCAGTGGCCGCGACTGCCGCTTCATGGTGACCACCACCGAAATGCGGGGGCTGCAGGGCTGGTTTCTGCAACGTCTCGACTGCTTCCCGGTGGACCAGGGACGACCCTCGATGACCACCCTGCGTCTGGCCATCGACCTATTAGCTGACGGACAGCAAGTTGTGATGTTCCCCGAAGGCAAGATTCACCGGCAGGACGCGGCGCTTGAACTGCGCCCCGGCCTGGTGCGTCTGGCCCAACTGGCCCAGAGCCGCGGCGTGACCGTTCCGGTGGTTCCCGTTGGCTTGGGCTACAGCCAGGCCCCACCACGGCCCTTCAGCCGGGCAGCGCTCTGTTTCGGAGCACCGCTCAGCGTGCCAGCCAAGGGAGATCGAGAAGCGACCCGGCAGTTCAACAGCGAACTCGCTGCGGCGATGCATACGGCTGAAGAAGCGGCCCGTGCTGCCGTTGGCCGACCGCTCCAAAGCTTCTAA
- a CDS encoding response regulator transcription factor: MTSTPHDLTAEASATSSDPVVMPSASTGQEPSRVLVVEPHPTLRTVLVQRLRQDGHLTAAVANAAEALEVCQEQSPDLLVSAELLERSSALRLAEQLRCPVIVLTARAGAEPVVGLLDDGADDVLRKPFGLEELAARCRTLLKRGHSGLQERVTVGPLEVHLLLRQVTLREQPVELSPREFALLCALLMPPGLVRSRQELLRMAWPPFSGGPRSVDTQVLTLRRKLEQAGLGEGGGITTVRQRGYRFSLDNLPAS, encoded by the coding sequence GTGACCTCCACTCCCCACGACCTCACGGCGGAAGCATCTGCAACCAGCTCCGATCCGGTGGTGATGCCAAGCGCAAGCACAGGTCAGGAACCTTCGCGAGTGTTGGTGGTCGAACCGCACCCAACCCTGCGCACTGTGCTGGTGCAGCGGCTGCGTCAGGACGGTCACCTCACCGCAGCAGTGGCCAATGCCGCTGAAGCTTTGGAGGTCTGTCAGGAACAGTCACCCGATCTCCTGGTGAGCGCGGAACTGCTGGAGCGCAGCTCCGCCCTGCGCTTGGCTGAACAGCTGCGTTGCCCTGTGATTGTGCTGACCGCACGGGCCGGAGCCGAGCCGGTGGTGGGCCTGCTGGATGACGGTGCCGATGATGTACTTCGCAAACCCTTTGGCCTCGAGGAACTGGCCGCCCGCTGCCGCACCCTGCTCAAGCGGGGGCACAGCGGCCTGCAGGAGCGGGTCACCGTTGGTCCTCTGGAGGTTCATCTGCTTCTCCGCCAGGTGACGCTACGGGAGCAGCCGGTGGAGCTCAGCCCCCGCGAATTTGCCTTGCTATGTGCGCTGTTGATGCCGCCTGGGCTGGTGCGCAGCCGACAGGAACTGCTGCGGATGGCCTGGCCTCCCTTCAGCGGTGGCCCCCGTTCGGTGGACACTCAGGTGCTGACCCTGCGCCGCAAGCTGGAGCAGGCCGGTCTTGGCGAGGGCGGTGGAATCACCACCGTGCGTCAGCGGGGCTATCGCTTCAGCCTGGACAATCTGCCGGCCAGCTGA
- a CDS encoding pyridoxine 5'-phosphate synthase has translation MASLGVNIDHIANIREARRTVEPDPVSMALLAELGGADGITVHLREDRRHIQDRDVELLRQTVRSRLNLEMAAIEEMVAIALRIKPDMVTLVPERREEVTTEGGLDVAGQEASLGGMVQTLQSAGIPVSLFVDPEATQLQACKATGACWVELHTGSYADADWSTQPQELARLQEGTAIARQLGLRVNAGHGLTYQNVEPIAAIPGMEELNIGHTIVARSVAVGLQQAVRDMKVLVQNPRFDPLFGQAPG, from the coding sequence ATGGCCAGCCTCGGCGTCAATATCGACCACATCGCCAACATCCGTGAAGCGCGGCGGACCGTCGAGCCAGACCCGGTGTCAATGGCCCTGCTGGCCGAACTCGGTGGGGCCGATGGGATCACCGTGCATCTGAGGGAAGACCGGCGTCACATTCAGGATCGGGATGTGGAGTTGCTTCGCCAGACCGTGCGCTCCCGCCTCAATCTGGAAATGGCCGCCATCGAGGAGATGGTGGCGATTGCGCTGCGGATCAAGCCCGACATGGTCACCCTGGTGCCGGAACGGCGGGAGGAGGTCACCACAGAGGGGGGCCTGGATGTGGCCGGACAAGAGGCTTCCCTGGGGGGCATGGTGCAGACCCTTCAGTCCGCCGGGATTCCGGTGAGCCTGTTTGTGGATCCGGAGGCCACCCAGCTCCAGGCCTGCAAAGCAACGGGGGCCTGCTGGGTGGAATTGCACACGGGGAGCTATGCCGATGCCGATTGGAGCACCCAGCCCCAGGAGCTGGCGCGCTTGCAGGAGGGCACGGCCATCGCCCGGCAGCTCGGTCTGCGGGTCAATGCAGGCCATGGCCTCACATACCAGAACGTTGAGCCCATCGCGGCCATCCCTGGGATGGAAGAACTCAACATCGGCCACACGATCGTGGCCCGCTCTGTCGCCGTAGGACTGCAACAGGCTGTGCGGGATATGAAGGTCTTGGTTCAGAATCCCCGCTTTGATCCCCTTTTCGGACAGGCGCCCGGATGA
- a CDS encoding metallophosphoesterase: MNLHSRRHWVIGDVHGCHQPLCHLLATLPPNDHLVFCGDVINRGEAIPATMNLVWDLVQAGRATWLRGNHEQDLIDALESQDGLSQHATYAQLGDSSAHQWLPHLQQLPLVYRGDGWCATHAGFDAAGQPDLSIRDPFWASYDGRFGQVVVGHTPRPQVERLGAIVLIDTGAVYGGCLSAYCPQTDAIVQVEGAATDAVLAGVGPC; this comes from the coding sequence TTGAACCTGCACAGCCGCCGGCACTGGGTGATTGGAGATGTGCATGGCTGCCATCAGCCCCTTTGCCATCTGCTCGCCACCCTGCCGCCGAACGACCATCTGGTCTTCTGCGGGGATGTGATCAACCGTGGTGAGGCCATTCCCGCAACGATGAATCTGGTCTGGGATCTGGTCCAGGCCGGCCGTGCCACTTGGCTGCGCGGGAACCATGAGCAAGACCTCATTGATGCCCTGGAATCCCAGGACGGCCTGAGTCAACACGCCACCTATGCCCAGTTGGGCGACAGCAGCGCTCACCAATGGTTGCCGCACCTGCAACAGCTTCCGCTGGTTTATCGCGGTGACGGTTGGTGCGCCACCCATGCCGGGTTCGACGCAGCAGGCCAACCAGATCTCTCCATTCGTGATCCCTTCTGGGCGTCCTATGACGGCCGTTTTGGCCAGGTTGTTGTAGGCCATACGCCACGTCCCCAGGTGGAACGTCTTGGCGCGATCGTTCTGATCGACACCGGTGCGGTCTACGGCGGTTGTTTATCGGCCTACTGCCCACAAACGGATGCGATCGTTCAGGTTGAAGGAGCTGCAACCGATGCCGTGCTGGCTGGAGTTGGCCCTTGCTGA
- a CDS encoding MgPME-cyclase complex family protein, translating into MTTYHFVAASERFLTVEEPLEEVLRERQRNYAETGKTIDFWLVKQPAFLSSLELAELKATIPQPAAAVVSTDPTFITFLKLRLEYVAVGTFEAPSAEVPDALAGAV; encoded by the coding sequence ATGACCACTTATCACTTCGTTGCAGCCAGCGAGCGCTTCCTCACCGTGGAGGAGCCGTTGGAGGAAGTGCTCCGGGAGCGCCAACGCAACTACGCCGAAACCGGCAAGACCATCGATTTCTGGCTGGTGAAGCAACCGGCTTTCCTCTCTTCTCTTGAGCTGGCTGAGCTCAAGGCAACCATTCCCCAGCCCGCTGCCGCTGTGGTGTCCACTGATCCCACCTTCATCACCTTCCTCAAACTGCGTTTGGAGTACGTGGCTGTGGGGACCTTTGAAGCACCGTCCGCAGAGGTTCCCGATGCCCTTGCCGGTGCCGTCTGA
- a CDS encoding BolA/IbaG family iron-sulfur metabolism protein: MVQPDAVEAAIQHVIPDANVTVEDLTGGGDHLQVTVVSSAFAGLSRIRQHQMVYGALQQELASEAIHALALNTSIPSDAASA; the protein is encoded by the coding sequence ATGGTGCAGCCGGATGCCGTTGAAGCCGCGATCCAACACGTCATTCCCGACGCCAACGTCACCGTTGAAGACCTCACCGGTGGCGGTGATCACCTCCAGGTGACGGTTGTGTCGTCTGCTTTTGCAGGCCTTTCGCGCATCCGTCAGCATCAAATGGTGTACGGCGCTCTGCAGCAGGAATTGGCCAGCGAAGCGATTCACGCCCTTGCCCTCAACACCTCAATCCCTTCGGACGCTGCGTCCGCTTAA
- the crtH gene encoding carotenoid isomerase, translating to MSENQQWDAVVIGSGIGGLVTASQLAAKGAKTLVLERYLIPGGSGGAFKREGYTFDVGASMIFGFGKKGFTNLLTRALTDVGEHCDTIPDPAQLEYHMPGGLRIAVDRDYEQFIADLTARFPHEAKGIRRFYDTCWQVFNCLDAMPLLSLEDPAYLTKVFFKAPLACLGLARWLPFNVGAVAREHIKDEQLLKFIDIECFCWSVMPADRTPMINAGMVFSDRHAGGINYPKGGVGVIAEKLVKGLERHGGAIRYKARVTEVLIENDQAVGVKLADGEVIRAKRVISNATRWDTFSGVGDDQRRSGQALVDAAHTPGKEQFWRKRYVPSPSFLSLHLGVRADLIPAGTHCHHLLLEDWNRMEDEQGVIFVSMPSLLDPDLAPAGHHIVHTFTPSSMEAWQGLTPSQYREKKEADAARLIQRLESILPGLADAITHKEIGTPRSHRRFLGRFQGSYGPIPAMQLPGLLPMPFNRTGLKNLYCVGDSCFPGQGLNAVAFSGFACAHRVGADLGLNPWALPA from the coding sequence ATGAGCGAGAACCAGCAGTGGGATGCCGTTGTGATCGGTTCCGGCATCGGTGGTTTGGTCACCGCCAGTCAGTTGGCGGCCAAGGGAGCCAAGACTCTCGTCTTGGAGCGCTATCTGATCCCCGGCGGCAGTGGTGGTGCCTTCAAACGCGAGGGCTACACCTTTGATGTGGGGGCCTCGATGATCTTCGGCTTCGGCAAGAAAGGTTTCACCAACCTGCTTACCCGGGCCCTTACTGATGTGGGGGAGCACTGCGACACCATCCCTGACCCCGCCCAGCTCGAGTACCACATGCCCGGTGGGCTGCGCATCGCCGTGGATCGCGACTACGAGCAGTTCATCGCCGATCTCACGGCGCGGTTTCCCCATGAGGCGAAGGGTATTCGCCGCTTCTATGACACCTGCTGGCAAGTTTTCAATTGCCTCGATGCAATGCCGCTTCTCTCACTGGAGGATCCGGCTTATCTCACCAAGGTGTTCTTCAAGGCACCACTGGCCTGTCTGGGGCTGGCTCGCTGGCTGCCGTTCAACGTCGGTGCGGTGGCCCGCGAGCACATCAAGGACGAGCAGCTGCTCAAGTTCATTGACATCGAGTGTTTCTGCTGGTCGGTGATGCCGGCGGACCGCACGCCGATGATCAATGCCGGCATGGTGTTTTCCGATCGGCATGCGGGCGGGATCAACTACCCCAAGGGAGGCGTCGGCGTGATCGCTGAAAAGCTTGTGAAGGGATTGGAGCGTCACGGCGGCGCCATTCGCTACAAGGCCCGAGTCACCGAGGTGTTGATCGAGAATGATCAGGCGGTTGGCGTGAAGCTGGCCGATGGCGAGGTCATTCGCGCCAAGCGTGTGATCTCCAATGCAACCCGCTGGGACACCTTCTCGGGAGTGGGTGATGATCAGCGCCGCTCCGGCCAGGCCCTGGTGGATGCTGCCCACACGCCGGGCAAAGAGCAGTTCTGGCGGAAGCGTTATGTGCCTTCCCCCTCGTTCCTGTCGCTGCATTTGGGGGTTCGGGCTGACCTGATTCCGGCCGGCACCCACTGCCATCACCTTCTGCTCGAAGACTGGAACCGGATGGAGGACGAACAGGGGGTGATCTTCGTGTCGATGCCCTCGCTGCTGGATCCGGATCTGGCCCCGGCGGGGCATCACATCGTTCACACCTTCACGCCCTCATCGATGGAGGCCTGGCAAGGACTGACCCCCAGCCAGTACCGCGAGAAAAAGGAGGCGGATGCGGCACGGTTGATCCAGCGCCTGGAGTCGATCCTTCCCGGCCTCGCCGATGCCATCACCCACAAGGAGATCGGTACGCCCCGCAGCCACCGGCGTTTTCTGGGTCGCTTTCAGGGCAGTTACGGCCCGATTCCGGCGATGCAACTGCCAGGACTGCTGCCGATGCCGTTCAACCGCACGGGATTGAAAAACCTCTACTGCGTGGGTGATTCCTGTTTCCCCGGCCAGGGACTCAACGCTGTTGCCTTCAGTGGGTTTGCCTGTGCCCATCGGGTTGGGGCCGACCTCGGCCTGAACCCCTGGGCGCTGCCGGCCTGA
- a CDS encoding DUF6761 family protein, translating to MTSLDDPEAIRHFQSLCDACQELTTRYHTPSELRLYSDGCLHALRKSGSLDPRSQHRLEQLIDRWILDPSSFIGPDGDVSTLYMHHPQGY from the coding sequence ATGACATCACTCGACGACCCTGAAGCCATCCGTCATTTTCAATCGCTCTGTGATGCCTGTCAGGAGCTGACAACGAGATATCACACCCCGTCTGAGTTGCGGCTGTATTCCGACGGCTGCCTGCATGCTTTGCGGAAGTCAGGGTCTCTTGACCCCCGCTCTCAGCATCGCCTCGAACAATTGATCGATCGCTGGATCCTGGACCCATCCAGCTTTATAGGCCCTGACGGGGATGTGAGCACCTTGTACATGCACCATCCCCAGGGCTATTGA
- the grxD gene encoding Grx4 family monothiol glutaredoxin, which translates to MDPSTKARIETLVASSPIFVFMKGSKLMPQCGFSNNVVQILHSLGVAFETFDVLSDPEIRQGIKEFSSWPTIPQVYVKGEFIGGSDILIEMYNSGELREKLEIALAS; encoded by the coding sequence ATGGACCCCTCCACAAAAGCTCGCATCGAAACCCTGGTCGCTTCAAGCCCGATCTTCGTGTTCATGAAGGGCTCCAAGCTGATGCCCCAATGCGGTTTCTCAAACAATGTGGTGCAGATCCTGCACTCCCTCGGTGTGGCATTCGAGACATTTGACGTTCTCTCTGATCCAGAGATTCGCCAGGGAATCAAAGAGTTTTCAAGCTGGCCCACCATCCCCCAGGTGTATGTAAAAGGGGAATTCATCGGCGGCTCCGACATCCTGATCGAGATGTACAACTCCGGCGAACTTCGCGAAAAGCTTGAAATCGCCCTAGCCAGTTAA
- a CDS encoding exodeoxyribonuclease V subunit gamma has product MLTVYRSNRAEFLARLLSRQLIEQQPGPLETVEVMVNTWPTSRWLGEQLATANGISSLVRFPFPGSHLRQLVRQVLHLPAQEDDPWRAGQLVWAVLELLPELLEQPVAHPLRIWLTQREGTASGLTRDRWQLARTIADAMDDYALYRPDQLEQWKRARPDDDWQPVLWRLLAQRLPRAPFGLQVREAVDRLRRGDVDPALLPQRLRLFGISALAPVQVDLIQALSGLLEVEIYLLTPCPDLWQRCGSRRASLGDDWLVPPDGGWLSEAPRLEAVLGRMGAEFQQLLEGSGEAQLGERSEGDLFAGSLQIAAAEERQPTLLDQLQQQLVDADSVPALERSSADQSLLFQAAPGPWREVQLVRDRILQWLAADPDLAPRDVLVMTPQIERYAPLLSSVFNDTAAIGVDLPWRLTDRSQQGSPGLSMAMFTLLELAATRLTATGLERLLANPALQGQQGLTPEEAVLITHTLQRSGFRWGLDGRERGGDEVHSLRWCLDRWLLGLVLPVEPGLAPAGAAPFQQELDPDRLVRWWTLLDRLARMFDRLRQPRPCHAWVQLLRSLLQELFAEGGAWADESQSWAAALEEWRLRAHDCPLDLDAAVALEVLQEALSVDSGRFGHRSGALTISALEPMRAIPHKVVVLMGLDSADFPRPSRRPGFHLLEQQRRLGDPRSSDQDRYVLLEALMSARRHLLISWCGRLERTGESQPPAAPVEQWLAVLQEQLQRAGASTEGLLITPAANPLSRENFRPEAPLSCDRRQLDARRCLDRATASAQDEGLAWVSLWQQDLTHYEAEGRDRDDLALDPEALLAWMQQPQKAWLQARGLRPGEGIEAVEDLEALELEGLQRYLLLNHELEEHFILGSAPDWTASLAGQGVLPAGAGAALEQEELQQRWKALQRQLASLGPCRREVPVLAGLPMPLLYAGDTQVVVQPGMLTAAAVMRGWLQHLLLCAEGLAPGAGSAVVARSTRVAGAEVHLRWSALPTAAAEDQLQQLARLAQQGLERCWPVPPKSGWQMVSKDRRKPGEGPQDFRKTWQDEGATPVMQLCFGTEIAAEQLMDQAGFQEACQLLYGPLLAQLR; this is encoded by the coding sequence TTGCTGACGGTTTACCGAAGCAACAGGGCTGAATTTCTAGCTCGCTTGCTCTCCCGTCAGTTGATCGAGCAGCAGCCGGGACCCCTTGAGACGGTGGAGGTGATGGTCAACACCTGGCCCACCAGCCGATGGTTGGGGGAACAGCTGGCCACGGCCAACGGCATCAGTTCCCTGGTGCGGTTCCCCTTCCCGGGCAGTCACCTGCGGCAGCTGGTGCGCCAGGTGCTGCATCTCCCCGCGCAGGAGGACGATCCCTGGCGGGCGGGCCAGCTGGTGTGGGCTGTGCTCGAGCTGCTGCCGGAGCTGTTGGAGCAGCCCGTCGCCCACCCGCTACGGATCTGGCTCACCCAGCGTGAAGGAACCGCCTCAGGGTTGACGCGGGACCGTTGGCAGTTGGCACGCACCATCGCCGACGCCATGGACGATTACGCCCTCTACCGCCCCGATCAACTGGAGCAGTGGAAACGGGCCCGGCCCGATGACGACTGGCAGCCCGTGCTCTGGCGACTTCTGGCCCAAAGGCTTCCCCGGGCTCCCTTTGGCCTGCAGGTGCGTGAGGCCGTCGATCGTCTCCGGCGAGGAGACGTTGATCCAGCCCTGCTGCCGCAGCGGCTGCGGCTGTTTGGTATCAGTGCCCTGGCACCGGTGCAGGTGGATCTGATTCAGGCTTTGTCCGGCCTGCTGGAGGTGGAGATCTACCTGCTCACCCCGTGTCCGGATCTGTGGCAGCGCTGCGGCAGTCGGCGTGCCTCGCTCGGGGATGACTGGCTGGTTCCGCCAGACGGGGGGTGGTTGTCGGAGGCGCCGCGCCTGGAGGCCGTTCTTGGGCGGATGGGTGCCGAATTTCAGCAGTTGCTGGAGGGCTCCGGTGAAGCGCAGCTGGGGGAGCGAAGCGAGGGGGATCTGTTTGCAGGTTCCCTGCAGATTGCCGCAGCGGAAGAGCGCCAGCCCACCCTGCTCGATCAGCTTCAGCAGCAGCTGGTGGATGCCGACAGTGTTCCCGCACTGGAACGTTCCTCAGCCGATCAGTCGCTGCTGTTTCAAGCGGCACCGGGGCCTTGGCGGGAGGTGCAACTGGTGCGTGATCGCATCCTGCAGTGGCTGGCGGCCGATCCCGATCTTGCGCCCCGTGACGTGCTGGTGATGACGCCGCAGATTGAGCGCTATGCACCGCTGCTCAGCTCCGTGTTCAACGACACGGCGGCCATCGGTGTCGATTTGCCCTGGCGCCTCACCGATCGCAGTCAGCAGGGCAGTCCGGGGTTGTCGATGGCGATGTTCACGCTGCTGGAGCTGGCTGCCACACGCCTCACCGCCACGGGGCTGGAACGTCTGCTGGCCAATCCGGCCCTGCAGGGCCAGCAGGGACTCACGCCGGAGGAGGCGGTGCTGATCACCCATACGCTGCAACGCAGCGGTTTTCGCTGGGGCTTGGATGGCCGCGAGCGGGGTGGGGACGAGGTGCACAGCCTGCGTTGGTGTCTCGACCGTTGGCTGCTGGGCCTGGTGCTGCCGGTGGAGCCGGGCCTGGCTCCAGCAGGGGCGGCTCCGTTCCAGCAGGAGCTGGATCCCGATCGCCTGGTGCGCTGGTGGACGCTGCTGGACCGTTTGGCGCGGATGTTCGATCGCCTGCGACAGCCCCGGCCGTGCCATGCCTGGGTGCAGCTGCTGCGGTCCCTGTTGCAGGAGCTGTTCGCTGAGGGTGGGGCCTGGGCCGATGAGTCGCAGAGCTGGGCGGCGGCCCTTGAGGAGTGGCGATTGCGGGCTCATGACTGCCCCCTGGACCTTGATGCAGCTGTGGCCCTGGAGGTGCTGCAGGAGGCCTTGTCGGTGGACAGCGGTCGCTTCGGTCACCGCAGTGGCGCCCTCACCATCAGTGCCCTGGAGCCGATGCGGGCGATCCCCCACAAGGTGGTGGTTTTGATGGGCCTTGATAGCGCCGACTTTCCTCGCCCGAGCCGCCGCCCTGGCTTTCATCTACTCGAGCAGCAACGGCGCCTGGGGGATCCCCGCAGCAGCGACCAGGACCGCTATGTGCTGCTGGAGGCCTTGATGTCGGCACGCCGTCATCTGCTGATCAGCTGGTGCGGGCGGCTGGAGCGCACCGGTGAGTCCCAGCCGCCTGCTGCGCCGGTGGAACAGTGGCTTGCCGTGCTGCAGGAGCAGTTGCAACGGGCCGGTGCCTCCACGGAGGGGTTGTTGATCACGCCGGCGGCTAACCCCCTCTCCCGAGAGAACTTCCGGCCCGAGGCGCCGCTCAGCTGTGATCGCCGCCAGCTGGATGCCAGGCGCTGCCTGGATCGTGCAACGGCATCGGCCCAGGACGAGGGGCTGGCCTGGGTATCGCTCTGGCAGCAAGACCTGACCCATTACGAGGCCGAGGGACGTGACCGAGACGACCTGGCCTTGGACCCTGAAGCGTTGCTGGCCTGGATGCAGCAGCCCCAGAAGGCCTGGTTGCAGGCACGGGGGTTGCGGCCTGGGGAAGGCATTGAGGCGGTGGAGGATCTCGAGGCGCTCGAGTTGGAGGGCCTGCAGCGCTATCTGCTGCTCAACCACGAGCTTGAGGAGCACTTCATTCTTGGATCGGCTCCGGATTGGACGGCGTCGCTGGCGGGCCAGGGTGTGCTGCCGGCGGGGGCTGGTGCGGCCCTTGAGCAGGAGGAATTGCAGCAGCGTTGGAAGGCCCTGCAACGGCAGCTGGCATCGCTTGGTCCCTGCCGCCGGGAGGTGCCTGTGCTCGCCGGCCTGCCGATGCCCCTGCTCTACGCCGGTGACACCCAGGTGGTGGTGCAGCCCGGCATGCTCACGGCCGCGGCGGTGATGCGCGGCTGGTTGCAGCACCTGTTGCTGTGCGCTGAGGGGTTGGCTCCTGGTGCCGGCTCAGCGGTGGTGGCCCGCAGCACCCGGGTTGCCGGCGCCGAGGTGCACTTGCGCTGGTCGGCGTTGCCGACTGCTGCAGCCGAGGACCAGCTGCAGCAGCTGGCGCGGCTGGCGCAACAGGGGCTGGAGCGGTGCTGGCCGGTCCCCCCGAAGAGCGGCTGGCAGATGGTGTCCAAAGACCGGCGCAAACCGGGGGAGGGGCCTCAGGATTTCCGCAAGACCTGGCAGGACGAAGGGGCCACCCCGGTGATGCAGCTCTGCTTCGGCACTGAGATCGCTGCGGAGCAATTGATGGATCAGGCCGGATTCCAGGAGGCCTGTCAGCTGCTGTACGGCCCGCTTCTGGCCCAGCTGCGTTAG